The following coding sequences lie in one Lolium perenne isolate Kyuss_39 chromosome 2, Kyuss_2.0, whole genome shotgun sequence genomic window:
- the LOC127335877 gene encoding protein DETOXIFICATION 49, with product MTTATSCSGATGDDSSHGCCLIVTPLLHKAATAASGEVVIPVAADEAAPVLTCKPPGRLAKAVKEAWSVSLGIAMPMMPPLSATAAQDEARSILALAFPMILTGLLLYLRSMISMLFLGRLGGLALAGGSLAIGFANITGYSVLSGLAMGMEPICGQAFGAGNHSLIGLTVQRTVLLLIAAAVPIGGLWMHMRPLLLLCGQDAAIAAVAETYILASLPDLLLQAFLHPVRIYLRMQSVNLPLTVCAALAIAIHLPINYVLVTVLGLGIKGVAMASVLANLNLLLLLLGYIFFTGIHRRTGGFALSAESFRGWGELVTLAVPSCVSVCLEWWWYEIMILLCGLLLNPQATVASMGILIQTTSLIYIFPSSLSFGVSTRVSNELGAGRPDEASRAATSGIMLGFAFGAFASIFAFLVRDVWASMFTADPAIVALTASVLPILGLCELGNCPQTTGCGVLRGSARPKDAASINLRSFYLVGTPVALVLAFWFHYDFTGLWFGLLAAQATCMVRMLLVIGRTDWAAEAKRSKQLTGSADDEPKVGGGADEKSRLLLDAAEDRC from the coding sequence ATGACGACCGCCACGTCCTGCTCAGGCGCCACGGGCGATGACTCGTCGCATGGCTGCTGCCTCATCGTCACCCCCTTGCTCCacaaggcggcgacggcggcgtccgGGGAGGTCGTCATCCCGGTGGCCGCGGACGAGGCGGCGCCGGTGCTCACGTGCAAGCCGCCGGGCCGGCTCGCCAAGGCGGTGAAGGAAGCCTGGTCCGTGTCCCTGGGCATCGCCATGCCCATGATGCCCCCGCTCTCCGCCACGGCGGCGCAGGACGAGGCGCGCTCCATCCTGGCGCTCGCATTCCCGATGATCCTCACGGGGCTCCTCCTCTACCTCCGCTCCATGATCTCCATGCTCTTCCTCGGCCGCCTCGGCGGCCTCGCGCTCGCCGGCGGCTCCCTCGCCATCGGCTTCGCCAACATCACGGGCTACTCGGTGCTCTCCGGCCTCGCCATGGGCATGGAGCCCATCTGCGGGCAGGCGTTCGGGGCCGGCAACCACTCGCTCATCGGCCTCACCGTGCAGCGGACGGTGCTGCTCCTCATCGCCGCCGCGGTGCCCATCGGCGGGCTGTGGATGCACATGCGcccgctcctcctcctctgcggccAGGACGCCGCCATCGCCGCGGTGGCCGAGACGTACATTCTCGCGTCCCTCCCGGACCTCCTCCTCCAGGCATTCCTCCACCCGGTGCGGATATACCTCCGGATGCAGTCCGTGAACCTGCCGCTCACCGTCTGCGCCGCGCTCGCCATCGCCATCCACCTTCCCATCAACTACGTGCTCGTCACCGTCCTCGGGCTCGGCATCAAGGGCGTGGCAATGGCGTCCGTGCTGGCCAACCTGAAcctgctcctcctgctgctcGGCTACATCTTCTTCACTGGCATCCACCGCCGCACGGGCGGCTTCGCGCTGTCCGCCGAGAGCTTCCGCGGCTGGGGCGAGCTGGTGACCCTGGCGGTACCCAGCTGCGTGAGCGTGTGCCTCGAGTGGTGGTGGTACGAGATCATGATCCTGCTCTGCGGGCTGCTGCTCAACCCGCAGGCCACCGTGGCGTCCATGGGCATCCTCATCCAGACCACGTCCCTCATCTACATCTTCCCCTCCTCCCTCAGCTTCGGCGTCTCCACCCGCGTCAGCAACGAGCTGGGCGCGGGGCGGCCGGACGAGGCCAGCCGCGCCGCCACGTCGGGGATCATGCTCGGCTTCGCGTTCGGCGCCTTCGCCTCCATCTTCGCGTTCCTGGTGCGGGACGTGTGGGCCAGCATGTTCACGGCGGACCCGGCGATCGTGGCGCTCACGGCGTCGGTGCTGCCGATCCTGGGCCTGTGCGAGCTGGGCAACTGCCCGCAGACGACGGGGTGCGGCGTGCTGCGCGGCAGCGCGCGGCCCAAGGACGCCGCCAGCATCAACCTCCGGTCCTTCTACCTGGTGGGCACGCCCGTGGCGCTCGTGCTGGCCTTCTGGTTCCACTACGACTTCACGGGACTCTGGTTCGGCCTGCTGGCGGCGCAGGCCACCTGCATGGTGCGCATGCTGCTCGTCATCGGCCGCACCGACTGGGCCGCCGAGGCCAAGCGGTCGAAGCAGCTCACCGGCTCCGCCGACGACGAGCCGAAAGTCGGCGGCGGCGCAGACGAGAAGTCGCGCCTGCTTCTCGACGCAGCAGAAGATCGGTGCTGA